Genomic DNA from Nymphaea colorata isolate Beijing-Zhang1983 unplaced genomic scaffold, ASM883128v2 scaffold0456, whole genome shotgun sequence:
CTGATGGCTCCACTTGACTGATTGATGTATGAATCCTTGACTTTTGGTTGGTGAGGCAGGACTATTTTATAAGGGTGCTTTTAAAGAAGCGTGACTGCACTAGATCTGACTTGATCCTTATATGTTTGAAGTTTCCATTCGGTTGGAACGAGCGCAGCCATATATGGTTGACTCTTTAGTGGGGCATGTCTCCGCATCTTTAGTAGTGGACTGGTGGGCTTTGAGTTTGTTCCTCCTTCCTCCCAATTTATGATAGATGGGATTGAGGTGGGATTTCTCACTCTCATATCTTGGGCTATTGTTGGCTGCACAGCATAATGCAAACATCCGTTATTTATATACTTTAAATGTTAACGTGTAATTAAATTAATTGAATTTTCCACTATCTATTTCAATACCACCAAATACACAGATTAATCCTTCTCTTAGCTTGTGATTGCTTTTAATAGAATAAAGTAGGAAGATAGTATCACTGTGAATAGAGCTATTTTACAAGCCTAAACATGTTCTTGTATGTATGGTACTGATCGAATTTGAAATAATCCTTCAATATCGGCCTTACGTCCTTAACCTCAATTAACTTCTATAAAAATTCCTCTAGTTTGAGCAACTCATCATCGCTAGTATCACTATAAAAAGGAATGATGGGAACTCCGTTGCTTTTCTGAAACAGATAAGCCTGTGGAGAGTTGTCGACTAAGATTATCCTTGAGAGATCACGCTTACTTAAAACCCTAAGATCCTTGACGAGATTAATGCGGGAATGCATCTCGTAACAGTGTTGCCTAAACAatctgaaagaaaaaagtttctcCTCAGGGTCCAATACCTTTAGGACTGCATTTCCATACTCCTCTTGGCTAGCAGTAAACACCCCAGCTCAAATTTCTCCTTCAATCTCTCTAATACTTAATGCGCATGTGGTCTTATCTTGACGTTGACACAATAGTCTCCATTTTACGTGCAGATTTATATTACAGATCCCCAGCCGCCAGAATTGATTGAATTGTATTAGTTTAGATGCTGTGTGTGCAAAAGAGTTTCGTCGAGGTCGAAAACAATTGTGATTTTTCCATCGAATCGGGTAAATTGGCCATTTTTGGAGGATCTTTGGGAGGAAACGCATGAACATTGACATCAAACGTTGATATGGAGTCCATAAAATGGTTCAAGTAGGGGCTTACGTATTACCTGTTGTTAAGATACTCATGCACGCTCTTCTTTACATCTGATATGTAATACTTTTCTTCCTTTGGTTCTTCGGCAATCGCCTTAATTACATGGCGTTGTTATATTGCCGGTTTGATTGTCGGACGTTTGAGCACGTGGCAATGGCTTCGCATGACGATTTCCTACTTTTACTCTTTGGGAAGTTTTATTTAATGGTCAGTATGACTGATTTTCGGATAGTGAATGGTCTTGCTATCTTTATGCTGAGTATTTTAAAGTTGTGCACTTTCAGCTAATTTCGAACTGAGTAAAGGAGAAGTTGGTCTTTCATGAATGAGTCGATGGCTGTGGTAAAGCTGTGGCTAATGCATTTATTTCTCAATAAAACTGCCCTCAATTTAATCAAGCTCAGCTATAAAGACGGTGTAAATGCGACGTGCTTGATTTGAATAGGCCTAACTCGATGCtccataaatttttttgtttttttctatttagaTTTTGATGATTTAGCAGTTGGTGCGCATCTGATCACATATTTGGGGTGAGTTTTGCTCTTTCTGGCGGTTTCCTATCATTACTTGTAGGAAAGCCAAGGATGCTTCTTGCTGTTTATATGTTCATTTATCAATTATATAATAGGAAACTCTTTATGAATCAAATACGTTTATAAAAATCAGTCACTCCTTCTTCAGGTAGGGATGCAGGTATGCCTCCTCAGGAGTAGGACGCTCGTCAGGATTGTACTTCAAGCACAGAGTGATGAATTAGATTGCAGATTAAGAGATACGATACTTTTTTGGGTTATCCTTCGGGAAGCTTGGCTTTACTGCTTTTGAATCAGGTTTTTTCCAGTATTTCTGTCTGGGAGATGTTGTGGGCAAACGGTTTTCTTCCGTAGAGAAGCTCAAAGAAGATTATTCCTAGCGACCAAACGTCAACCTTGCAGGATATCATTGGATCGTAGGAGTCAAATGTTTCAGGTGGAAGGTACCAGTACGTGCCCACGCCTTGGGAAGTGAGCTCCATTCGAGACTACTAGTTGTTGGGCATCACCTTGCATAGTCCGAAATCAAGGATCTTGACGATGCCGTCGCAGAACATAatattacttggctttagatcgtAGTGAATTACTTTTTCTTTCAGCTTGTAAAGATAAAATATTGCAGAGAAAAGCTGCTTAATGATGGAGCgtgcttctttctcctccaagCATTGGTATTTCCTCAGGTAGACCGAAAGCTCGATACCATCGCACCATTCAAGTTCAAACACAATTTTTCCCTCGTTTTTGTTGAGATCGACCAAGTTGTGGAATGCAGCGATGTTGGGATGGCTCAGCTGCTTTTGAATGTCAGCTTCTCGCTGCACCCTTCTGAAAAAGTCCTCCTTTTCCAACTCATCCGAGCTCACTTCTTTGTTGAGGACTATCTTGAGAGCCACAATCCTGTTCGTTTCCAGATCATAACACTTGTAGACCTCACCAAACCCACCTGCTCCGAGCAGTTAAAGAGTTTGGTAGCGATCGTAAACGATAGGCCATCCTTCCTTATAGTACATGGATCTGATTTCTTTTTCGGCGAGCTTCATACGGTCCTTG
This window encodes:
- the LOC116245022 gene encoding uncharacterized protein LOC116245022, whose amino-acid sequence is MAYRLRSLPNSLTARSRIVALKIVLNKEVSSDELEKEDFFRRVQREADIQKQLSHPNIAAFHNLVDLNKNEGKIVFELEWCDGIELSVYLRKYQCLEEKEARSIIKQLFSAIFYLYKLKEKVIHYDLKPSNIMFCDGIVKILDFGLCKYNPDERPTPEEAYLHPYLKKE